AGATGCCGGTGGTGGGCTACTTAGCCCTGCGTTTCTTTGGGGCCGCCCCTGCAGTGCGCCACCCCCCGGCGTCCCCTCCCCTCTCCTAAAAACGCGGCTCCTTATCTTCTTGGTGCGGGTTGCTAGTTCCCCCTTAAGAACGGCACGCATTCGGTGGTAGCATCTGCCCCACGTAGCTAGACCTTCTCAAGCAAAGACAAGGCCTTAATCTGGCCCGCTCTACTCAACCACCTCAGGGAAAGCGAGGGAACACGGGGTACGGTCGCAGTGGGGAGACACGAGGACTAGCCGTCACCTGCTAGCCGGCTGGAAAGTAGGAAAGTAAAGCAGTAGCTACTCGTAGAAAAAACCATGCAGCAGAGGAAGCCTCCGGCTACTCCATCCAGAGTGCAGATAACCGGATTATGCCACTTAGCTACTTGTTGTGTGATAACCACTAAAACTAAAAGAATGAAAGTAGCTATCGGTGTGATACTTCCTGCTTTGTTGAGCAGCCATTCGAGTTGGGCGCAGGATGGGAGAATCCTCCGTAAAAAGCCCTTCCTTTTAGCGGAAGGAGTGTTCAAAGAATTTGCGCGCCGTAATCCCGAGTTCAGTAGGAATTTGCGAGGCGTTGCTTTTTATCGGATTACGTATTTGTCGGATGGCTTGCGGGTGACCGGCTACCTGGCCGAGCCAAAGGAAAAGGGCAACTACCCTTGTATCATTTCCAACCGGGGTGGCAATAGAGAGTATGGCCAATGGGATACGGTTCAAATTGCTTATACCCTGGGCCGCATGGCCACCTGGAAGTATGTGGTGATCGCCAGTCAGTACCGAGGCAACGATGGCGGAGAAGGGAAAGAGGAGCTCGGAGGAAAAGAGGTGCAGGATGTCCTGAATCTGCTTCCGGCGCTTTCCCAAGTGCCCAATGCCGATACGTCAAGAATTGGGATAGAAGGCGGAAGCCGGGGCGGCATGATGACGTATCTGGCCCTGAAAAGTACGAGCCGCTTTAAAGCCGCCGCCGTGAATTCGGGCGTGACCAATCCTGTGACCCACATCAAAAACCGGCCGGATTTGGAAAGTGAGTATTCGGAAGTAATACCGGGTTACGCGACGAACAAAGAGGCGGTACTAAAAGCGAGGTCGGCCGTTTTTTGGGCCGACAAGATGAGTAAAACAACGCCGTTGCTTGTTCAACACGGCAGCTCGGACTGGCGAGTGCCGGCGGCGGAAGCACTGGAACTGGTTCAAGCATTATATGCGTGCCAACACCCGACGCGCTTCATTTTATACGAAGGCGCCACCCATGCGCTGAGAGAGGTGGGAGCGCAGTATTTTGCGGAAATGAAAAGGCACTTTGATTACTACGTCCGGGATGAAAACCCGGTGCCGAGAATGACGCCCCACGGACCATAACCGAGGTTAGCAGTAAAAAAAGAACCCATCTCGCAACGCCGCTTATCTAATGCGGTCGTGACAGGAAGCGAGCGAGGCGTTTATCTCTCTCAAGATAAGGCAATTGCCTTTGCGCTCGATATAGAAAACTATCTTTATCGCGTGTCTCGTAACACGCAGGTGCTCCCCTCATTCGACCCGCTTCCGTCCGCCTCCTACCCTCTTCCTTGTTTCATTCTAGAGAGGCGCGTTCCAGTAGAGAAACAAGAGTCGTTCAGCCGGTCTTCCCCGCAGGGCCGCCGTTGCATTTTCCTTACTGTCCACCTCGAGTCGGGAAACCCGGCTTACTGCCGTTTGGAAAGCAGTTTGGGGCTGATAGCCTACCTGCCGCGCGGCAGCTTGCGTGCTTTGACTTTCACTGCCCAGACGCAACGCTCCAAACCGAAAGGCTTCAGCAGCGCGCCGCCGCTTCCGCCGTGAGTTGTTGTTCAGTTGCTGAGTTATGTTAGAAGAAGATACTGTCCTTTTCAGCTTCCCCCTCTAGCAGACCCTTTCCCTGCTGCCAGTAGCGCTCGTCGTCGGTCTGTACCATGGCAATACGAAGGAGAGCGACTGGCTGCCCTATTGCGCGGGCAGCTATTTGGGTTTGGGCAGGGCTTTCACGCAGGGGCCGCACCTATGTCCCCAGCAGTCAAGCAGTACCTAGCGTGTCCGGCGGCTACGGAGCCAGGTGGCCAAATCGCTAGGGAGCTGCATTGTTAGCCACAACCCTATTCCACTTTCCTGAGATCGGGGCAAATAAGCTTGGCGAGCAAACGCTGATTTTACGCATTCGATTGTGCCCATTGCCGGGCAGAGATTTTAGGGAGTGGTTAACTTTATGGCTTAGATAGACTTATAAAGTTTGGTGTATCATTGACTTTTCGACTCAATCGATTGCGTAACTTCTTTATAAAAGATATGTTTGTACAACCCGCACGGGCTCATTCTGATGCCTCGAGCTGTCAACGCCCAGGCGTTTCGCCTAGGCACTACGATGCGTTGATGAGCATTTTTCCGCTAACACAACCCAAGTGCCGCGCTACTCCCTGTACCCGGCGGGCTTCTGCATCTATTCCGATAGCTATAACCACCGCAGCTATCGGCAACGGGCTCGGGCAGTACGGGCGGGCACGAATACGGCTTTGGCAAGTACCATCCGGTGGTAGGTGGCCAGCGCCTTATCCCCACGATCACCATTCTCTACCAACGACCCCTTCGACAAGTATGGCGAGTAAATGATGCTGGTCGCCTTGCCGAAACCGGGCTGGCAGCAAGTGCGCCCAGTGCCTTTCGTTCTCAACTACCTCCCCTATGAAAAAACCCGTTACTAACACCACATTTGCCGAAGCCAAAGCAACCCTTGGCATCCTCGCTTTTAGCATTCTTGCCCTGCTGTCGCCGGTACAGGCCCAGAAGCCTACGCTCACGCTGGACTTCACGAAGCCGGGTGCCGCGGTCAGCCCCATGCTCTACGGCCTGATGACCGAGGAAATCAACCATTCCTACGATGGGGGGCTGTATGCCGAACTCATCCGCAACCGCATCTTTAAGGATAATCCGACCTCGCCCGAGGCCTGGAGCCTCGTGCAGGACAATACCGGCTCCAACGCCTCCATTCAACTAATGGCCGCCACCCAAGACAACGTGCCGTATGATGAGCGCCGACACGCCATCAACGAGGCACTGACCACCTGCTTGCGTCTGACCGTGGAAAAGGCCGACGGCCGGGTCGGCATCGCCAACGCAGGGTACTGGGGCATCCCCGTGAAGCCAGCCACCACCTACCAAGCTTCTTTCTACCTGAAAGGCGGGGGCAGCGTTCCCCCGCCCCGCCCCCGCCCCGGGCAGCCTACCCCGCCCGCCAAGCCGGTTATAGAGGATAACACCGCCGGCCCGATACAGGTGACTATCGAAAGCAACGATGGCAAAACGGTGTACGCCACGGGCACCGTGAACCTGGAGAAAAGCATCTTTTGGAAAAAGTACCAGGTGACGCTGACCACCGGGGCTAGCGTAAAACCCACGAAAGATGCCCGGTTCGTGGTTTCCACTACTCGCCCCGGCCTATACTACTTCAATTTGGTGTCGCTGTTTCCGCCCACGTACAACAACCGCCCCAACGGCAACCGGCCGGATCTGACGCAGATGATGCTCGACATGAAGCCGAAGTTTCTGCGCTTCCCGGGCGGCAACTACCTGGAAGGCCCCCTGCTGACCGATGCCTTCCCCTGGAAAACAACCCTGGGGCCACTGGAAAGCCGGCCGGGTCACCGGGGCTCCTGGGGGTACCGCGCATCGGATGGCATGGGGCTGCTGGAGTTTTTGCTTTGGTGCGAAGAGATCAAGGCCGAGCCCCTGCTGGGGGTGTACGCCGGCTATTCGCTGCAAGGCGACCATATCGATGCCGGGCCCCTGTTGAAGCCGCACGTGGAGGATGCCCTTAACGAAATCGAGTACGTGATGGGGGACGCCAGCACGTACTGGGGCGCCAAACGCGCCGCCGACGGGCACCCCGCCCCGTTCAAGCTGCGGTACGTGGAGATTGGCAACGAGGACTGGTTTGACCGGTCCAACAGCTACGATGGCCGGTTCAACCAGTTTCGGGAAGCTATTGAAGCGAAATATCCCCAGTTGCACTGCATTTCCACCATCGCCGACGCGCAGTTTCCTGCCCAGAAAGTAACCAGCGGGAAAAAACCGGAGCTGCTGGATGAGCACTATTACCGCAATGCCTGGGATATGTGGCAAAACGCCGCCCAGTACGATGCCTACGACCGCAACGGACCCAAAATATTTGTGGGCGAATGGGCGACGCGCGAAGGCCTGCCCACCACGAATCTGAACGCGGCCCTGGGCGACGCCGCCTGGATGATCGGCATGGAGCGCAACGCCGATCTGGTTGTAATGTCGTGCTACGCCCCCTTGTTTGTC
This window of the Hymenobacter volaticus genome carries:
- a CDS encoding alpha/beta hydrolase family protein; protein product: MKVAIGVILPALLSSHSSWAQDGRILRKKPFLLAEGVFKEFARRNPEFSRNLRGVAFYRITYLSDGLRVTGYLAEPKEKGNYPCIISNRGGNREYGQWDTVQIAYTLGRMATWKYVVIASQYRGNDGGEGKEELGGKEVQDVLNLLPALSQVPNADTSRIGIEGGSRGGMMTYLALKSTSRFKAAAVNSGVTNPVTHIKNRPDLESEYSEVIPGYATNKEAVLKARSAVFWADKMSKTTPLLVQHGSSDWRVPAAEALELVQALYACQHPTRFILYEGATHALREVGAQYFAEMKRHFDYYVRDENPVPRMTPHGP
- a CDS encoding alpha-L-arabinofuranosidase C-terminal domain-containing protein, with translation MKKPVTNTTFAEAKATLGILAFSILALLSPVQAQKPTLTLDFTKPGAAVSPMLYGLMTEEINHSYDGGLYAELIRNRIFKDNPTSPEAWSLVQDNTGSNASIQLMAATQDNVPYDERRHAINEALTTCLRLTVEKADGRVGIANAGYWGIPVKPATTYQASFYLKGGGSVPPPRPRPGQPTPPAKPVIEDNTAGPIQVTIESNDGKTVYATGTVNLEKSIFWKKYQVTLTTGASVKPTKDARFVVSTTRPGLYYFNLVSLFPPTYNNRPNGNRPDLTQMMLDMKPKFLRFPGGNYLEGPLLTDAFPWKTTLGPLESRPGHRGSWGYRASDGMGLLEFLLWCEEIKAEPLLGVYAGYSLQGDHIDAGPLLKPHVEDALNEIEYVMGDASTYWGAKRAADGHPAPFKLRYVEIGNEDWFDRSNSYDGRFNQFREAIEAKYPQLHCISTIADAQFPAQKVTSGKKPELLDEHYYRNAWDMWQNAAQYDAYDRNGPKIFVGEWATREGLPTTNLNAALGDAAWMIGMERNADLVVMSCYAPLFVNVNTATATAPKAWQWDSDLIGYDALTSYGSPSYYVQKMFSEYLGDHIVPTTGASIPLRKRPLTRRDSVEGKTPAPVPALFYAATKNDQTGTVYLKMVNTLGTKQPVDVTLQGLAKVVSSATVVVLKGVKPEDTNSITEPKKIIPTTSKIKRVGPHFTRVLDPYSVTVLQLQTK